The region CCGGAAGAACGAGCCATCAACTTCGCGCTGCTGCGTTCGATGAAGCAGGCCGAATACAGCCCCGAAGATTTCGGCCACTACGCGCTGAACGAAGAAGATTACAGCCACTTCACAAGTCCGATTCGCCGCTACCCGGACCTGACGATTCACCGTATCGTCGGCGACCTGGCAGCCGGACGGAAACCGAAACCGGACAACATGGCCGAACTTGTGCAGCTGGGAAAGCACTGTTCGCGCACCGAACGCCGGGCCGAGCGAGCCGAGCGGGAACTGACAAAGATCAAGCTGCTGCGTTACATGGCCACTCGCGTCGGCGAAGAAATGGACGCCTTCGTCACGGGAGTCGAAAGCTTCGGCATGTTCTGTCAGGGAGTTGACATCCCGGCCGAGGGACTGATTCACATCAGCGCGCTGACGAATGATTTCTACACATTCGATCAGCCAACTCGGACGCTGACCGGCGATCGAACCAAGCGACAATATCGCCTGGGCGACCGTGTCCGCGTCGTCATTGCCAGAGTCGACATCGATCGCCGCCAGCTCGACCTGCGCCTGGCAGACAAGCAGCCACCCGCCGCCGCAGCGCCTTCGAAGAAACAACCGTCGCCAAAAGGGCGCGTCCGACAATCGACTTCCTCCACATCCGGTTCGCAGCGAAAGACAAAGACGTCGCAGCGGAAGTCGGCCGGAAAAAAATCGCCTGAAAAACCCGGCAAAGCGTCCGGGCGCCGGCAGGGACGCCGCAAGCGATAGTCCGAACGTCGGCTGCAGCCTCAGAAGCTGCTTCCAGGCGCGCTTCGTGTCAGTTGCGTCGGGTCGCCGATCGTCAATCGTCAGAAACGGCCGCAAACGATTTTTCCGGCGCTTCAGCGGCTCGCGTGACGTAGGTTTTTGCAACAGATGCAAACCTGCGGAGCGACTCGCGTGACCTCGACAACCGTGCTGACCGTTACAGATTTCCACAAGGCCTACGAAGGCGTCCCCGCCGTTTCGGGTGTGACGTTTACTGTGCAACCGGGCCAGATTCTGGGAGTGATCGGACCGAACGGAGCCGGCAAGACGACCACCATGCGAGCTCTCGCGGCCGTGATTCCGCCGACGTCCGGGTCGATGCACGTCGGCGGATTCGACGTTGAAAAGGATCCGGTTGCGGTGAAGCAGCGGCTGGCTCTGGTGCCCGATGATCCCGGCCTGTTCTCGAATCTGACGGTTGATGATCACCTTGCGTTCACGGCCGCTGCCTATCGCGTTACCGATGCCGCTCGCAAGGCGGACAGCCTGCTGAAGCAGTTCGGCCTGGAACACAAACGCAGCGCTGCGGCGAAAGACCTGTCTCGCGGCATGAGACAAAAGCTGGCCATCTGTTGTGCATGGCTGTACGACCCGATTGCTCTGCTGCTGGATGAACCGCTGACGGGCCTGGATCCGGCCGGAATTCGGACTCTGAAGAAGTCAATTCGCCAGCGCGCAGCGGCGGGAGCGGGCGTGATGATCAGCTCGCACCTGCTGGCCATGGTCGAAGACGTGTGTACTCACATTCTGCTGATCGATCAGGGCCGACAGACATTCTTCGGAACAGTCGCGGAACTACGACTCCGGTACGCTGACCTGAACGAAGGTGTCAGCCTGGAAGAAATCTTCTTTGCGGCAACCGGCGCACTCAACGACGAGTCACCGCACAGTGAAGCGACGGCTGTGCTGGCGTGACGCCGCTAAGCAGCAACCCTGGTCCATTCCTTCGTTTAACCCGTGGTCGATGACCAGACAGCCTGTGCAATCGATACCGCTGACCGCCGGACCTTCGACAATAAACCACACTTCATTCAGCAGCCGCCGCACTTCCACGAAACCCGATTCATGCATCACGCACTGACAACACTGCTGAAGGCTCACGGACGCGCGAGACTGCGCCGGCTGACGCTGGCTTTTTCCACGCCGCGACGAACGCTGCTGTCGCTGCTGATCGTATTTCTGGCCGTCGTCTGGACCGGACAGACCGTGGCCAGCATGCTGATGCGAGAACCGAGTCCGCCGGAAGTCTTTCGCAACTGGCTCGCCGCAGTTCTGGCGGGCTGGACGGTCTGGCACGTGCTGCGCGTCGCGTGGAAACGTCCGGAGACAGCCATCGAATGGTCGGCTGCGGAAGAAGCACAAATCGTTGCCGGTCCGTTTTCGGCTCGCGAACAACTGGTCTATCGGTTCCTGGTGATTCTGACCGCGACTCTGCCGAAGGCATTGCTGACCATTCTGATTCTGTGGCCGGATCTTTCGTGGGTCAGCCCGATCGGTCTGGTCGCGGCCCTGGTGGGACTGGAATTGTTTCGCATGCTGATGGACGTGGCCACGTGCTGCCTGAGCCGTCGCGGATATCAGTCGTATCGACTGGCGGTGTTTGGCGCCGCGATCGCCGCTGCGGTGTTCTTTCCGCTGGAAGCAACAGTCCGAAACCCTGATGCCGCTGCCGGC is a window of Planctomycetaceae bacterium DNA encoding:
- a CDS encoding RNB domain-containing ribonuclease — translated: PEERAINFALLRSMKQAEYSPEDFGHYALNEEDYSHFTSPIRRYPDLTIHRIVGDLAAGRKPKPDNMAELVQLGKHCSRTERRAERAERELTKIKLLRYMATRVGEEMDAFVTGVESFGMFCQGVDIPAEGLIHISALTNDFYTFDQPTRTLTGDRTKRQYRLGDRVRVVIARVDIDRRQLDLRLADKQPPAAAAPSKKQPSPKGRVRQSTSSTSGSQRKTKTSQRKSAGKKSPEKPGKASGRRQGRRKR
- a CDS encoding ABC transporter ATP-binding protein, with the protein product MTSTTVLTVTDFHKAYEGVPAVSGVTFTVQPGQILGVIGPNGAGKTTTMRALAAVIPPTSGSMHVGGFDVEKDPVAVKQRLALVPDDPGLFSNLTVDDHLAFTAAAYRVTDAARKADSLLKQFGLEHKRSAAAKDLSRGMRQKLAICCAWLYDPIALLLDEPLTGLDPAGIRTLKKSIRQRAAAGAGVMISSHLLAMVEDVCTHILLIDQGRQTFFGTVAELRLRYADLNEGVSLEEIFFAATGALNDESPHSEATAVLA